In Desulfobulbaceae bacterium, the following are encoded in one genomic region:
- the coxB gene encoding cytochrome c oxidase subunit II, translating to MNQIINPVKQVDSAFLYIIGISLVLLTLITITMIWFVVKYSRKNNPVPADIRGDWKLEVIWTVIPTLIAMSMFWVGWSSYAGLRNVPKNALEIETIAQMYSWIFIYKNGKETDNELVVPIGRPIRLNVTSDDVIHGLFIPAFRIKVDAVPGVHTYAWFYPEKIGKFSVQCTEFCGIGHADMTAQLKVVTEDEYNEWLKSD from the coding sequence ATGAACCAAATAATAAACCCTGTTAAGCAGGTTGACAGTGCATTTCTTTATATTATAGGCATATCCTTGGTTTTACTGACCCTTATAACAATTACCATGATCTGGTTTGTGGTAAAATACAGCAGAAAAAATAATCCTGTGCCGGCAGACATAAGAGGAGACTGGAAACTTGAGGTGATCTGGACAGTCATTCCCACATTGATAGCTATGTCCATGTTTTGGGTAGGCTGGTCATCATATGCTGGATTGAGAAATGTCCCCAAAAATGCTCTGGAGATAGAGACCATTGCCCAGATGTACTCATGGATTTTTATTTACAAGAATGGCAAAGAGACAGACAACGAGCTTGTTGTTCCTATAGGCCGCCCTATTCGTCTTAACGTCACATCTGATGACGTTATTCACGGGCTTTTCATTCCAGCTTTTAGAATCAAGGTGGATGCAGTTCCAGGAGTTCACACATATGCATGGTTCTATCCTGAAAAAATTGGCAAGTTTTCTGTTCAATGTACGGAATTTTGCGGAATTGGACATGCGGACATGACAGCACAGCTAAAAGTTGT